A portion of the Granulosicoccus antarcticus IMCC3135 genome contains these proteins:
- the rdgB gene encoding RdgB/HAM1 family non-canonical purine NTP pyrophosphatase, with translation MQKVVFASSNPGKIRELNDLLSPVGMEIIAQDSLGIKAAEETAHTFVENALLKARHASAASGLPAIADDSGLEVDALNGAPGLYSARHAERHDAGTGDVANYELLLAQLSDLPDDAQRSARFRTVVVYLKHEFDPSPLIAEGSWEGHILHAPQGDSGFGYDPVFCNHDTHTAAALLDKASKNRLSHRGKAVALLVDRLKAIHEQGAAPL, from the coding sequence ATGCAAAAGGTTGTCTTCGCAAGCTCCAACCCCGGCAAGATCCGGGAATTGAATGATCTTCTCTCGCCAGTCGGGATGGAAATCATTGCGCAGGACAGCCTGGGCATCAAGGCTGCCGAGGAAACGGCGCACACTTTCGTCGAAAATGCGTTGCTGAAGGCACGACATGCTTCAGCCGCATCCGGGCTGCCAGCAATAGCAGATGACTCGGGCCTGGAAGTAGACGCGCTGAACGGCGCTCCCGGGCTGTATTCTGCCCGCCATGCCGAACGGCACGATGCCGGCACTGGCGATGTTGCCAATTACGAACTGTTGCTGGCTCAGCTGAGCGACTTGCCCGACGATGCGCAACGCAGTGCCAGATTTCGCACAGTGGTCGTGTACCTGAAACATGAATTCGACCCCTCGCCCCTGATTGCCGAGGGCAGCTGGGAAGGGCACATCCTGCACGCCCCGCAAGGCGATAGCGGCTTTGGCTATGATCCGGTGTTCTGCAACCATGACACCCATACGGCAGCGGCGCTGCTGGACAAAGCAAGCAAGAACCGACTCAGTCACCGCGGCAAGGCAGTCGCACTGCTGGTCGATCGACTCAAGGCCATTCACGAGCAAGGAGCTGCGCCTCTGTGA
- the hemW gene encoding radical SAM family heme chaperone HemW, protein MSRNFRELPPLSLYVHIPWCVKKCPYCDFNSHEQRGDIPEQHYIDALLNDLADELPLVWGRSISTVFIGGGTPSLLSAAAVERLMSGIRALTALAPTVEITMEANPGTFEQQRFRDYRESGINRLSIGIQSFNPQALKTLGRVHSADEALRAVDIAKQAGFEEINLDLMFGLPEQSTSAALADLRTAIDLETTHLSCYELTLEPNTLFARFPPKLPDDEARADMQNEIIDTLTGAGFERYEISAYARTSHRSQHNVNYWQFGDYLGIGAGAHGKISSAADGTIVRRWKHKHPARYLEATCAAERLGSEDIISLEETGLEFMMNALRLVDGFPVPLFEQHTGTSLLPWQSTIDKAIERGLLERSGLQLKATPTGFNWLNDTLEMFLPGVRRYPVIPLNPIS, encoded by the coding sequence GTGAGTCGTAACTTTCGGGAATTGCCACCGTTATCGCTGTATGTGCATATTCCCTGGTGTGTAAAAAAATGCCCGTATTGTGATTTCAACTCACACGAGCAGCGTGGCGACATCCCCGAACAGCACTATATCGATGCCCTGCTGAACGATTTGGCTGACGAACTGCCGCTCGTCTGGGGGCGCTCAATCAGTACGGTCTTCATTGGTGGCGGTACGCCCAGCCTGCTCAGCGCAGCCGCCGTAGAGCGGCTCATGAGTGGCATTCGTGCACTGACAGCACTTGCACCCACGGTCGAAATCACCATGGAAGCCAATCCCGGAACCTTTGAACAGCAACGCTTCAGAGATTATCGGGAATCAGGAATCAACCGTCTGTCCATCGGCATTCAAAGTTTCAACCCGCAGGCACTCAAGACTCTGGGCCGGGTGCATTCGGCGGATGAAGCATTGCGGGCTGTGGACATCGCCAAGCAGGCAGGCTTCGAAGAAATCAATCTGGATCTGATGTTCGGCTTGCCAGAACAATCCACAAGCGCCGCTCTGGCGGATCTTCGCACTGCCATCGATCTGGAAACAACGCACCTTTCCTGCTACGAGCTCACGCTGGAACCCAATACTCTGTTTGCCCGCTTCCCACCCAAGTTGCCTGATGATGAAGCGCGTGCCGACATGCAGAATGAAATTATCGACACACTGACGGGCGCCGGTTTCGAGCGCTATGAGATATCAGCCTATGCGCGCACCTCGCACCGCTCACAGCACAATGTTAACTACTGGCAGTTTGGTGACTATCTGGGCATTGGTGCTGGCGCTCACGGAAAAATCAGCTCAGCGGCCGATGGAACCATTGTGCGACGCTGGAAGCACAAGCACCCAGCCCGCTATCTGGAGGCAACTTGCGCCGCCGAACGACTCGGCAGTGAGGATATTATTTCTCTGGAAGAGACCGGTCTTGAATTCATGATGAATGCGCTGCGTCTGGTCGACGGCTTTCCTGTACCACTTTTCGAGCAGCATACCGGCACCTCACTGCTGCCGTGGCAGAGCACGATTGACAAAGCCATAGAGCGAGGCTTGCTGGAGCGCAGCGGCCTACAACTAAAGGCGACCCCCACCGGATTCAACTGGCTGAACGACACCCTTGAGATGTTCCTGCCCGGGGTTCGTCGTTATCCGGTCATACCGCTCAACCCCATTAGCTGA
- a CDS encoding DUF4124 domain-containing protein yields the protein MLWRILAKLLFKVSVPLVLLAGMLSYGHYLRGGDPGALWQGIAGRASDQVASLFSGVRNDASKVTGVLTRGVSQVSGIEGQEGLTQVYMWKDAAGVTHYSTAEPAGVIAKIISVDPNVNVLAPVRAPVASTRQVGGVEPGDTGEPSGQMPGVAGQVLSTRGHDQGGDTEGSTTGADIDPAQLLRMIQAAQK from the coding sequence ATGCTTTGGCGAATATTGGCTAAATTATTGTTCAAGGTGAGCGTGCCGCTGGTTTTGCTGGCAGGTATGTTGAGTTATGGCCATTACCTGCGTGGCGGTGATCCGGGAGCTCTATGGCAGGGTATTGCCGGACGTGCTTCGGACCAGGTGGCGAGTCTGTTTTCAGGTGTTCGCAACGATGCCTCGAAAGTGACAGGGGTGCTGACTCGAGGTGTCTCCCAAGTGAGCGGCATTGAAGGCCAGGAGGGGTTGACCCAGGTCTATATGTGGAAGGATGCCGCCGGTGTGACCCATTACAGTACTGCCGAGCCGGCTGGCGTCATTGCCAAGATCATCAGCGTTGATCCAAACGTCAATGTGCTGGCCCCTGTGCGAGCGCCAGTAGCTTCAACTCGGCAGGTCGGTGGGGTTGAACCAGGTGATACAGGAGAGCCGAGTGGGCAAATGCCGGGAGTGGCAGGTCAGGTTCTGTCGACACGCGGTCATGACCAAGGCGGTGACACTGAAGGCTCAACAACGGGTGCTGACATTGATCCTGCGCAGTTGCTGAGAATGATTCAGGCTGCACAGAAGTAA
- the rpmE gene encoding 50S ribosomal protein L31 gives MKPEIHPEYKQITVTCSCGNTFETGSTSGRDLGIEVCSSCHPFYTGKQKVMDTAGQVDKFRRRYGAK, from the coding sequence ATGAAACCGGAAATCCATCCCGAATACAAGCAAATCACAGTCACTTGCAGTTGCGGAAACACGTTTGAAACGGGTTCCACATCTGGACGCGATCTGGGTATCGAAGTGTGTTCGTCTTGCCATCCGTTCTACACGGGTAAGCAAAAAGTAATGGATACTGCAGGTCAGGTTGACAAGTTCCGTCGACGCTACGGCGCCAAGTAA
- a CDS encoding YicC/YloC family endoribonuclease, giving the protein MLRSMTAFGRSTLSIDGGELLCEIRSLNHRYLDISIRLPETLRAVESEVRERLTKSVHRGKIELSLRVNEVSDSTGGITINTALLAELAQAAGQVEGLTSASCIVDSVRLLQWPGVLVIGSGLSDIPTDAAQTAFAQALQDFMATREREGQQMAALLMTRNAQIHELLAKLRQRRPQVLAKQREKLLVRLGQLAVDHDEDRLEQELVHVAQRLDIDEELDRLDAHVSELSLALQRDEPVGRRLDFLMQEFNRETNTISSKSSDKDTTAIAVDMKVLIEQMREQVQNVE; this is encoded by the coding sequence ATGTTGCGTAGCATGACGGCCTTCGGGCGCAGCACCTTGAGCATCGACGGTGGTGAGTTGCTGTGCGAGATTCGCTCGCTCAATCACCGATATCTGGATATCAGCATTCGATTGCCTGAAACGTTACGCGCTGTCGAATCCGAGGTTCGTGAACGGCTGACAAAATCTGTACATCGAGGCAAGATCGAGCTCAGTCTGAGAGTCAATGAAGTCTCGGACAGCACGGGTGGTATCACTATCAATACCGCTTTGCTGGCAGAGCTCGCCCAGGCCGCCGGTCAGGTGGAGGGCTTGACCAGTGCCAGCTGCATAGTGGACTCGGTCAGGTTGTTGCAGTGGCCAGGGGTCCTGGTGATCGGCTCCGGCCTGTCAGATATTCCAACGGATGCTGCGCAGACGGCTTTTGCCCAGGCTTTGCAGGATTTCATGGCAACCCGTGAGCGGGAGGGGCAGCAGATGGCAGCTTTGCTGATGACAAGAAATGCTCAAATACATGAACTACTTGCGAAGCTACGTCAGCGGCGCCCCCAGGTTCTGGCAAAGCAGCGGGAGAAGTTGCTGGTCAGACTTGGACAGCTGGCAGTGGATCACGATGAGGACAGGCTCGAACAGGAACTTGTTCATGTTGCGCAACGCCTGGACATCGACGAGGAGCTGGATCGTCTGGATGCTCACGTCAGCGAACTGAGTCTGGCTTTGCAGCGAGATGAGCCTGTGGGCAGGCGACTGGATTTTCTCATGCAGGAATTCAATCGCGAGACAAATACAATCAGTTCGAAATCATCGGACAAGGACACAACAGCCATCGCTGTCGATATGAAAGTCCTGATTGAACAAATGCGAGAACAGGTACAAAACGTTGAATAA
- the rph gene encoding ribonuclease PH produces the protein MRPSGRATDELRQITLTRKFTKHAAGSVLIAMGDTKVLCTASIDNRTPPWLKGTGSGWVTAEYGMLPGATHSRAKRESAIGKQSGRTQEIQRLIGRSLRAAIDLDALGERTITVDCDVLQADGGTRTAAITGAYVALVDAMQVLQKQRKIKRNPIHGQVAAISVGIVAGQSVLDLDYAEDSSAETDMNVVMNEAGGFIEIQGTAEGHAFRDNELQEMLALARHGISQLVEAQNACLQD, from the coding sequence ATGCGCCCCAGCGGACGAGCCACCGACGAACTTCGCCAAATAACGCTTACTCGCAAGTTCACCAAACATGCAGCTGGCTCAGTGCTGATTGCGATGGGCGACACAAAAGTATTGTGTACTGCCAGTATCGACAATCGCACCCCGCCCTGGCTCAAAGGCACAGGCAGTGGTTGGGTAACCGCTGAATACGGCATGCTGCCCGGCGCGACACACAGCAGAGCGAAACGTGAATCTGCCATTGGCAAGCAATCGGGACGTACCCAGGAAATCCAGCGACTCATCGGCCGTTCGTTACGAGCTGCCATTGATCTGGACGCACTCGGTGAGCGCACCATCACGGTTGATTGCGATGTGTTGCAAGCAGACGGCGGCACCCGAACAGCGGCCATTACAGGTGCCTACGTGGCGCTTGTAGATGCCATGCAGGTTCTGCAAAAGCAGCGGAAGATCAAACGTAACCCGATACACGGTCAGGTTGCAGCTATTTCAGTGGGTATCGTGGCAGGTCAATCAGTACTGGACCTTGATTACGCTGAAGACTCCAGCGCTGAAACCGATATGAATGTTGTCATGAACGAAGCCGGCGGTTTCATCGAGATTCAAGGCACGGCGGAAGGCCATGCATTTCGTGATAATGAACTGCAGGAAATGCTGGCACTGGCTCGTCATGGCATCAGTCAGCTGGTTGAGGCGCAAAACGCCTGTCTGCAGGACTGA